In Ptychodera flava strain L36383 chromosome 17, AS_Pfla_20210202, whole genome shotgun sequence, one genomic interval encodes:
- the LOC139115803 gene encoding cytochrome P450 2U1-like isoform X2 has translation MSFNLKLDVGTTLIVTFTLFIVAWLFLFRTRRRNLPPGPLGWPMVGSLPLLLGSEPPSAVLNRLGSKYGDVYSMNLGSCLVVVLNSYDAIKEALVGKGDFFSSRPTNVHRVLPLDKGVIRVPDNANWREHRRFTLSTLKRLGMGKSVLEDTVLNEVDKTIATWDATDGGPIDPAHVLTAATCNIILGLALNKRYAYDDGQLGELLQIINVASASKGVAATLNFLTCLKYLPGQNKHKSFHQNAKKLYDKLLNPILEEHGKNLETEREANDIISAYLKEMSRPKQIGVNNTMDIENLFVLIIELLLAGTDTTAVTLNWAIFYMASYGKVQDRVHDEIDQVIGRERRPTMADQPLLPYTETTLMEIQRISSIVPLALAHATSGDVSLRGYVIPKGTYVIPNLWSVHHEPRRWTEPEVFKPERFLGKDGSVIRSGELVPFGIGRRICLGMPGRMTQCLEGGIASGIGGGVPSRW, from the exons ATGTCTTTTAATCTCAAGTTGGACGTTGGCACTACCTTGATCGTGACATTTACCCTGTTCATAGTTGCCTGGCTGTTCTTATTCCGAACACGCCGACGTAATCTTCCACCGGGGCCATTAGGATGGCCTATGGTCGGTTCTTTGCCACTGCTCTTGGGGAGTGAACCTCCAAGCGCAGTCTTGAATCGACTGGGCAGTAAGTACGGTGATGTATACAGCATGAATCTCGGGAGCTGTCTTGTGGTAGTTTTGAACAGCTACGACGCCATCAAGGAAGCCTTGGTCGGTAAAGGTGATTTCTTCAGCAGTCGTCCAACAAATGTCCATCGCGTTTTGCCACTCGACAAAG gCGTAATCAGAGTACCTGACAACGCCAACTGGCGTGAGCATCGGCGATTCACTTTGTCTACACTCAAGAGACTGGGCATGGGCAAAAGCGTTCTTGAAGACACGGTTCTCAACGAAGTCGATAAGACAATTGCCACCTGGGACGCCACCGATGGCGGTCCTATCGACCCTGCTCACGTGCTTACCGCAGCGACTTGTAACATTATACTGGGTTTGGCATTGAATAAACGATACGCATATGATGACGGTCAATTGGGCGAACTACTCCAAATAATAAACGTGGCGTCTGCGTCAAAAGGGGTCGCTGCCACATTAAATTTTCTTACTTGTTTGAAGTACTTACCAGGACAGAACAAGCACAAAAGTTTCCATCAAAACGCGAAAAAGCTTTACGACAAACTACTGAATCCGATTTTAGAAGAACATGGTAAGAATTTAGAGACCGAGAGGGAAGCCAATGATATCATCAGTGCTTACCTGAAAGAAATGTCTCGTCCGAAGCAAATCGGCGTTAACAATACAATGGATATAGAAAACCTGTTTGTGCTCATAATAGAATTACTCCTGGCAGGAACCGATACAACGGCCGTCACCCTGAACTGGGCTATCTTCTACATGGCCTCGTATGGAAAAGTACAAGACCGTGTACACGATGAGATTGATCAAGTCATCGGTCGTGAACGACGGCCTACAATGGCTGACCAGCCCTTGCTCCCTTACACGGAGACGACGCTGATGGAAATCCAGAGAATTAGCAGCATTGTGCCGTTAGCGCTCGCCCACGCCACATCTGGCGATGTTAGTCTGCGAGGTTATGTCATCCCGAAGGGCACTTATGTCATACCAAATCTTTGGTCAGTTCATCACGAGCCACGGCGTTGGACAGAACCGGAGGTCTTCAAGCCTGAGAGATTTCTCGGAAAAGATGGAAGTGTTATCAGAAGTGGGGAGCTGGTTCCATTCGGTATTG GTCGTCGGATCTGCTTGGGAATGcctggtcgaatgacgcagtgcctggagggtgggatcgccagtggtatagggggaggagtaccttcccgatggtga